From the genome of Phycodurus eques isolate BA_2022a chromosome 22, UOR_Pequ_1.1, whole genome shotgun sequence, one region includes:
- the rerg gene encoding ras-related and estrogen-regulated growth inhibitor isoform X3 — MAKSPEVKLAVLGRAGVGKSALVVRFLTRRFIWEYDPTLESTYRHQANIDDEVVAMEILDTAGQEDNQQREGHVRWGDGFVVVYDITDRGSFEDVAPLRSLLGEVKKPKNVPLVLVGNKRDLDHVRQVSTEEGERLAAEMACAFYECSACADEGGAVAEVFHELCREVRRRKAVQGKARRRSSTTHVKQAINKMLTKISS; from the exons CGTTGGTGGTGAGGTTTCTGACTCGACGCTTCATCTGGGAGTACGACCCGACACTTG AGTCCACCTATCGCCATCAAGCCAATATCGATGATGAGGTTGTCGCCATGGAGATCCTGGACACAGCGGGCCAG GAGGACAACCAGCAGAGGGAAGGTCACGTGCGTTGGGGCGACGGCTTCGTGGTCGTGTACGACATCACGGACCGAGGAAGCTTCGAGGACGTGGCGCCGCTGCGGAGTCTTCTCGGAGAGGTCAAGAAGCCCAAAAACGTGCCCCTGGTCCTGGTGGGCAACAAGCGCGACCTGGACCACGTGCGGCAGGTGAGCACCGAGGAGGGCGAACGCCTGGCGGCCGAAATGGCCTGCGCCTTCTACGAGTGCTCGGCGTGCGCCGACGAGGGCGGCGCCGTGGCGGAGGTCTTCCACGAGCTGTGCCGCGAGGTGAGGCGGCGCAAGGCCGTGCAGGGCAAGGCCAGACGCCGCAGCTCCACCACGCACGTCAAGCAGGCCATCAACAAGATGCTGACCAAGATCAGCAGCTAG
- the LOC133397017 gene encoding metalloproteinase inhibitor 3-like gives MQSLYRHLLSLLFVGSLQLHRLTEGCSCALTHPQDAYCNSDIVIRAKVVGKKLLSDGPFGTMRYTVKQMKMYKGFEKVQHVQHIYTDASESLCGVKFDINKYQYLITGRVYDGKVYTGLCNFNERWERLSLAQKKGINHRYQLGCNCRIKPCHYLPCFVTSKTECLWTDMLSHFGYPGYQSRHYACIQQKEGYCSWYRGMNARDKTVVNTTDP, from the exons ATGCAGTCGCTGTACCGGCACCTGCTCAGCCTGCTGTTCGTCGGCAGCCTGCAGCTCCACCGGCTCACCGAGGGCTGCTCGTGCGCGCTGACGCACCCGCAAGACGCCTACTGCAACTCCGACATAG TCATTCGCGCTAAAGTGGTGGGCAAGAAGCTACTGAGCGACGGACCTTTTGGAACAATGCGCTACACCGTCAAGCAAATGAAG ATGTACAAAGGATTCGAAAAAGTCCAGCATGTGCAGCATATTTACACGGATGCCTCGGAAAGCTTGTGCGGTGTCAAGTTTGACATCAACAAGTATCAGTATCTCATCACAG GCCGGGTGTACGACGGCAAGGTGTACACGGGACTGTGCAACTTCAATGAGCGGTGGGAGCGCCTCTCGTTGGCCCAGAAGAAGGGCATCAACCACCGCTACCAGCTGGGCTGCAACTGCAGG ATTAAGCCCTGCCACTACCTGCCCTGCTTTGTGACCTCCAAGACCGAGTGCCTGTGGACGGACATGTTGTCCCACTTCGGCTATCCGGGCTACCAGTCCCGACACTACGCCTGCATCCAGCAGAAGGAGGGCTACTGCAGCTGGTATCGGGGCATGAATGCCCGCGATAAAACGGTCGTCAACACAACTGACCCCTGA